In Oryza sativa Japonica Group chromosome 11, ASM3414082v1, the following are encoded in one genomic region:
- the LOC9271401 gene encoding uncharacterized protein, with protein MACHQRSSSLPSGPHSTVAKVEEELQGLKAHISSPSVTVAAICDGLRKLGDVYNSIEGIMCLPSNQVGLSLPQQKQMVEEELDRSLVLIDLCNSMQENLSELKMSILELQLVLKRGDHAAIQLKFESFVRIARKAQKPFKKTGSKATAECCNLVRIMAEAREMAVSLLDTTSGLLVKKIGAPSSSKWSLVSKRFQKKNVVCDEEQLQALEREIGDLENGAEFLFRRLIQTRVSLLNILSS; from the coding sequence ATGGCTTGCCATCAAAGATCTTCAAGTCTTCCTTCAGGGCCTCACTCAACTGTGGCCAAAGTTGAAGAAGAACTCCAGGGTCTAAAAGCACACATCTCTTCGCCTTCCGTGACCGTCGCCGCAATATGTGATGGCTTGAGGAAGCTTGGAGATGTGTACAACAGCATAGAGGGGATCATGTGCTTGCCCAGCAACCAAGTTGGCCTCTCCTTGCCCCAGcagaagcaaatggttgaggAAGAGCTTGACAGGTCCCTTGTTCTGATTGATCTGTGCAACTCCATGCAAGAGAACTTATCAGAGCTGAAGATGAGCATCCTGGAATTGCAGCTGGTCCTCAAGAGAGGAGATCATGCAGCTATTCAGCTCAAGTTTGAGTCTTTTGTTCGTATAGCGAGGAAGGCGCAAAAGCCTTTCAAGAAGACAGGCAGCAAGGCAACTGCTGAATGTTGCAATTTGGTTAGGATAATGGCTGAAGCCAGAGAGATGGCTGTCTCTTTGCTTGATACCACATCAGGCCTCTTGGTGAAGAAGATTGGTGCACCCAGTTCAAGCAAATGGTCTCTTGTCTCCAAGAggttccagaaaaaaaatgttgtttgtGATGAGGAACAGTTGCAAGCACTAGAGCGTGAAATTGGAGATCTTGAGAATGGAGCTGAGTTCCTCTTCAGGAGATTGATCCAGACCAGGGTCTCTCTGCTGAACATCCTTAGCTCCTAG